A portion of the Pseudoalteromonas luteoviolacea genome contains these proteins:
- the mtnN gene encoding 5'-methylthioadenosine/S-adenosylhomocysteine nucleosidase, which translates to MKIGIIGAMEQEVTILRDTMQSPKTLTKGGFTFYTGELGGHEVTLVQSGIGKVAATVATTLLIDNFTPDCVINTGSAGGFEPSLNVGDVVISSEVRHHDVDVTAFGYEIGQVPQMPAGFEAHPALIKASEASIHAVGDIQTMVGQICTGDSFMCDPVRIEKTRQDFPNMLAVEMEGAAIAQACHVLNTPFVVIRSLSDIAGKESPQSFDEYLEVASVNSSKLVVALLENLQQVSL; encoded by the coding sequence ATGAAAATTGGCATTATCGGTGCTATGGAGCAAGAAGTTACGATTTTACGTGACACAATGCAATCACCTAAAACTCTGACTAAAGGTGGATTCACATTTTACACTGGCGAGCTTGGTGGCCACGAAGTAACACTGGTTCAATCAGGTATTGGTAAAGTTGCGGCAACAGTTGCGACCACATTGCTTATCGATAACTTTACACCAGACTGCGTGATTAACACTGGCTCTGCAGGCGGGTTTGAGCCATCACTCAACGTAGGTGACGTGGTGATTTCTAGCGAAGTACGTCATCATGATGTAGATGTAACTGCATTTGGATATGAAATTGGCCAAGTACCACAAATGCCAGCAGGCTTTGAAGCACACCCTGCACTAATCAAAGCGTCTGAAGCAAGTATTCATGCCGTCGGTGATATTCAAACAATGGTAGGCCAAATTTGTACTGGTGATTCTTTCATGTGTGATCCTGTGCGCATTGAAAAAACTCGTCAAGATTTCCCCAACATGTTAGCGGTTGAAATGGAAGGCGCTGCGATTGCACAAGCATGTCACGTGCTCAACACACCATTTGTTGTGATCCGCTCGTTATCAGACATTGCAGGAAAAGAGTCTCCACAATCATTTGATGAATATTTAGAAGTCGCTTCGGTCAACTCATCAAAATTAGTAGTGGCTTTACTTGAAAACCTACAACAGGTAAGTCTGTAA
- a CDS encoding DUF2726 domain-containing protein, with product MELTLLAILALVVIASIVISKYTDVGGNPYPFNRKDSVFTTVEASFLQLLERAVGDRYKIVSRVKLVDVIECKPGLSKKARRSAITKAQNKQLDYVLVDKSTLNIVAAVDLVNNANKNGHKAQKDWFVSGALESAGIPHIRMKIKSGYKSPEVRAAILFKLGQKPDKTKPVRNRNNKPAVLSPSQAKALAEI from the coding sequence ATGGAGTTAACACTTTTAGCTATTTTAGCGCTTGTAGTTATTGCCTCTATCGTAATTTCTAAATATACCGACGTGGGTGGCAACCCTTATCCGTTTAACCGTAAAGATTCTGTTTTTACGACTGTAGAAGCCTCATTTTTACAACTCCTCGAGCGAGCTGTAGGTGATAGGTATAAAATTGTTAGCCGTGTAAAATTAGTCGATGTCATTGAATGTAAACCTGGCTTATCGAAAAAAGCTCGACGTTCCGCTATTACAAAAGCACAAAACAAACAGCTAGACTATGTTTTGGTTGATAAAAGTACACTTAATATAGTGGCTGCTGTAGATTTGGTAAATAACGCCAACAAAAATGGCCACAAAGCTCAAAAAGACTGGTTTGTTAGTGGTGCACTTGAATCTGCTGGGATCCCTCATATCCGAATGAAGATAAAATCAGGATACAAAAGCCCAGAAGTTCGCGCGGCTATCTTATTCAAGTTAGGCCAAAAACCTGACAAAACAAAGCCTGTACGCAATCGCAACAACAAACCTGCCGTGCTATCACCATCACAAGCTAAGGCACTTGCAGAAATCTAA